The following proteins come from a genomic window of Asterias amurensis chromosome 15, ASM3211899v1:
- the LOC139948539 gene encoding F-box/LRR-repeat protein 6-like → MARNQQPRQRGILGVLKPAEPLLFSFLPNGAQEWPSDDDEEDSDYDPNVSADFGDEDGEASPTAISSKKKPKTSKKDTIPSRSKQKSKATKKSQKPAKGVKTDKRKAAKRRRTSAPPSKGQKVPDKNDSEVQRSSFGDPTLWGQRLPLIVLQKVYQYVVQSSGAIPFLCRACRVCRLWREAAVHSSLWQHLDLANGRIKCTDATLDWLAQNRLSQVKSINLGGWKKLTDEGIQALVTHCPKHLTTIHLNGCIKLGSKSVNALADSCPNLHTLDLSNSNADVVSISSMTNVLQSLGSRLRVLSLASNKLKAGPILKSLMTYCSNLTTLDISNCKFSSDFLMLHIEEFQRGCPKLQVLRLAGCMVRAGQATTKAQAASTGFPDLQELSLAVNTDINVSNGGIAIDDNMLLRLLVKSHQLRLLDLRGCTHITAVGIQRLPVYDLQHLFISQCSVSRYEGIEAIVQKWRHSLIELDLSWNVFPAMSLDIAIQKLSSVPGQSVLRDINLAGTSITAERVRSFLEGCPSLVSLNLASCRGLPRGMKRSYSGECLVQLKTDLRTASPSSLEYVD, encoded by the exons ATGGCTAGAAACCAACAGCCACGTCAGAGGGGAATATTAGGGGTACTGAAGCCAGCTGAGCCATTGCTGTTCTCGTTCCTCCCGAACGGAGCACAGGAATGGCCGTCTGATGATGACGAGGAAGATTCCGACTATGATCCGAATGTTTCAGCTGATTTTGGTGACGAGGATGGTGAAGCATCACCAACGGCAATatcttcaaaaaagaa GCCAAAAACCTCTAAAAAGGACACTATTCCCTCTAGATCAAAACAGAAATCGAAAGCAACAAAAAAGTCACAGAAACCAGCAAAAGGAGTGAAGACAGATAAAAGGAAAGCAGCAAAAAGACGAAGGACTTCAGCGCCGCCctcaaaaggtcaaaaggttcCAGATAAAAATGACAGTGAAGTTCAAAGGTCAAGCTTCGGAGACCCCACTTTGTGGGGTCAGAGGTTACCACTGATTGTGCTTCAGAAGGTGTATCAGTATGTGGTGCAATCATCCGGGGCTATTCCATTTCTGTGCAg agcGTGTAGAGTTTGTAGACTGTGGAGAGAGGCTGCCGTTCATTCATCGCTATGGCAACATCTTGACTTAGCCAATGGGAGAATCAAATGTACGGATGCCACGTTGGATTGGCTGGCACAGAACAGATTATCACAAGTGAAATCAATTAACTTAGGAGGTTGGAAAAAGCTAACCGATGAAGGAATTCAG GCGTTGGTAACTCACTGTCCAAAGCATCTGACTACCATTCATCTCAACGGTTGCATCAAACTTGGCTCTAAGTCTGTCAACGCTTTGGCCGATAGTTGCCCAAATCTTCACACCTTGGACCTGTCAAACAGCAAT GCAGACGTTGTAAGCATTAGTAGTATGACTAATGTCCTGCAGAGCCTCGGCAGCCGATTACGAGTCCTGAGTCTTGCTTCAAATAAACTGAAAGCAGGTCCCATCTTAAAAAGTCTCATG ACATACTGCAGTAATCTGACAACTTTAGATATCTCCAACTGCAAGTTTTCTTCTGACTTCCTGATGTTACACATTGAGGAATTCCAACGAGGCTGTCCCAAGCTACAAGTATTAAGATTAGCTGGCTGCATGGTCAGGGCAGGCCAGGCTACCACTAAAGCtcag GCAGCGTCTACAGGTTTCCCtgatcttcaagaactcagccTGGCAGTGAACACCGATATCAACGTGTCTAATGGAGGAATCGCTATAGATGATAACATGCTTCTAAGACTCCTAGTGAAATCTCATCAGCTCAGGTTACTGGACCTCAGGGGCTGCACTCATATCACTGCCGTTGGGATACAA AGACTTCCAGTGTATGATCTTCAGCATCTGTTTATATCACAGTGTTCAGTGTCACGCTACGAAGGGATAGAAGCAATAGTACAAAAG TGGCGACACAGCTTGATAGAGCTTGACTTATCATGGAACGTATTCCCCGCCATGTCGCTGGACATCGCTATACAGAAGTTATCGAGTGTGCCCGGTCAGTCCGTACTAAGAGATATCAATCTGGCAGGGACGTCCATCACGGCCGAAAGAGTCAGGT CATTTTTAGAGGGATGTCCATCACTTGTATCACTCAATCTTGCCTCTTGTCGTGGGCTACCTCGTGGGATGAAGCGCAGCTATTCAGGGGAGTGTCTGGTACAACTCAAGACTGATCTCAGAACAGCCTCACCAAGTAGCTTGGAGTATGTTGACTAG
- the LOC139948538 gene encoding cilia- and flagella-associated protein 77-like codes for MSQAAVGMPTDAFDNPLLMKTELGRPAKRGFTLPDYDFTYGRPNLAKDGGAAEAMTGWSPTAALPIFRKEKKPDRDFVALNKACVGSGLVTAKEQFEYRATHDVRRRVAEEEKNKTKIKRIPASMTFGISTRPSTPVFDLLEHRYQDRWLNDRRKTELVKRDRLQQKQSLNKGIYETRASLLRKFCPTVEAPPLWQMPKFQRKLPHLETFRSIEARNKALDSHATDCTARTGVFGHGTYEGAKS; via the exons ATGAGTCAGGCAGCAGTTGGGATGCCAACCGATGCTTTCGATAACCCTCTCTTAATGAAG ACAGAGCTTGGAAGGCCAGCCAAACGTGGCTTCACTCTTCCTGATTATGATTTCACCTACGGTCGACCAAACCTTGCCAAAGACGGAGGTGCAGCAGAAGCCATGACTGGATGGTCCCCCACAGCGGCTCTTCCAATCTTCCGAAAGGAGAAGAAACCAGATCGAGACTTTGTCGCACTGAATAAAGCGTGCGTTGGGTCTGGGTTGGTGACAGCCAAAGAGCAGTTTGAATACAGAGCAACTCACGACGTGAGACGCCGTGTTGCAGAAGAGGAGAAGAATAAGACCAAGATTAAGAGGATACCAGCCTCCATGACTTTTGGAATCTCAACAAG ACCTTCGACGCCAGTATTTGATCTTCTAGAACACAGATATCAGGACCGATGGTTGAACGACAGAAGGAAAACCGAACTTGTCAAGAGAGATCGCCTCCAGCAAAAG CAAAGCCTCAACAAAGGAATCTACGAAACACGAGCCTCCCTCCTCCGCAAGTTCTGCCCAACAGTGGAAGCCCCGCCCCTCTGGCAGATGCCCAAGTTCCAGAGGAAACTCCCCCACTTGGAAACATTCCGCTCTATCGAAGCGAGGAACAAAGCGCTGGATAGCCATGCTACAGACTGCACAGCTAGGACAGGTGTCTTTGGACACGGAACTTACGAGGGTGCTAAAAGTTAA
- the LOC139948418 gene encoding adenosine receptor A2b-like → MLLDNNSNMNSSLYHDDEESPKEDLTIFVYYIFGILLPMSLFICTGNLFVIAAVCRSSTTLLLQQTTNKFIASLAVADCLVGVSLVPVFYLGILAESLKTDFYFCLVIVIWIQVSCGISMLHVLCIAFDRFLAVIFPLVYHQLMTTRRSTVMIVTTWLVTSIVGLTPFMGWRRPVKTLHFCYIDQVLHFAYFFLSFMLTFAIPLVLMVILYAQIIIAARRNIRRINAIVEPTTAAKNNPSRSTRAINMKATKTTAIVVGAFLFCWLPIYIYNFTMEYLNFHRDPGSDTIRFPMIEAVLHTLAFANSGVNPIIYAYRYAEFRRNIKKVLKRALTCMVCWKEDGPPSSRTSRTLVNLDQITISPTTTTVQGGSPVQSNPMYVVQL, encoded by the coding sequence ATGCTCCTAGATAATAACTCAAACATGAACTCAAGTCTGTATCACGATGACGAAGAAAGTCCCAAGGAGGATCTGACAATCTTCGTCTATTACATCTTCGGGATTCTTCTCCCGATGTCGCTCTTCATCTGCACTGGGAATCTCTTTGTTATCGCCGCGGTGTGTCGCAGTTCAACCACGCTGCTCCTGCAACAGACTACCAATAAATTCATAGCGAGTCTGGCCGTGGCTGACTGCCTGGTCGGCGTGTCGCTCGTCCCGGTCTTCTACCTCGGTATTCTCGCTGAATCCCTGAAGACGGACTTTTACTTCTGCCTGGTGATCGTCATTTGGATTCAGGTGTCTTGCGGTATCTCCATGTTGCACGTACTGTGTATAGCATTCGACCGTTTCCTCGCCGTTATCTTCCCGTTGGTTTATCACCAACTGATGACAACTCGCCGGAGCACCGTTATGATCGTAACAACGTGGTTGGTCACATCAATTGTCGGCCTGACCCCATTCATGGGTTGGAGAAGACCGGTCAAAACACTCCATTTCTGTTACATTGATCAGGTCTTACATTTCGCCTACTTCTTCCTCTCCTTCATGCTGACATTCGCGATTCCTTTGGTGCTCATGGTGATTCTATACGCTCAGATTATTATCGCAGCTCGCCGTAACATCCGACGCATCAACGCAATCGTTGAACCGACCACAGCGGCCAAAAACAACCCATCCAGGTCTACGCGAGCCATTAACATGAAAGCCACCAAAACCACGGCCATCGTTGTTGGGGCGTTCCTGTTCTGCTGGCTGCCGATTTACATCTATAACTTCACCATGGAGTACCTCAACTTCCATCGAGACCCTGGTTCGGACACCATTCGCTTCCCCATGATCGAGGCCGTCTTGCACACGCTGGCGTTTGCTAACTCCGGGGTAAACCCCATCATATACGCGTACCGCTACGCCGAGTTTCGGAGGAACATTAAGAAAGTCTTGAAGAGAGCTCTAACGTGCATGGTATGCTGGAAAGAAGATGGGCCCCCTTCGAGCAGAACATCGAGGACACTTGTTAATTTGGACCAAATAACAATTAGTCCAACAACAACCACGGTACAGGGTGGGTCGCCTGTGCAATCAAACCCCATGTATGTGGTCCAACTGTGA